tgggggtgggggtgcacgtGCATGGGAGGTCAGTGAGCAGCTTGCACAGCTGTGCTCTCCTTTTACCAAGCGGGGCCTGGGACCGAACTCTGGTTGGCAGGCTCGGCGGCAGCGcgtttacctgctcagccatttccccaccccatcccactcaTGGTGTGCACTCATAATGAAAGTCACAGAGTCGGCGGGGACTTTTCATCACACCATAGGACTGAATCTTGGCAAGTCACACACCCTCTCTTGCTTTGCGTGTTGCTCCATGGTCGTATTAGCAATATCATCTTAACGTGGCTCCCGGGAGGATCAacttttttcaatatatatatgaCCCTGGATGACTGGGCTAGGACGTGTGAGCACTTAGGACAGTGACCTTGGCTCCTGCTGGGGCTGAATTCTAGGTGAGTAAGTTCTGTAGAATTGTGAAGGCCTGGATATGTGCCAAAAATACTCCATGACACCATTATTGGTAGAGGGGATATGACATTCATGCTTTAAAGAATTAAGTAGTCATTTAGCTGTGCTCCCACTGTCTTCTCTTAAGCCAGCTTCCCAGAGCCAACATAAGGACACTCTTCCCTCCCTTCATATAGAATCACACTGTTGCCTAGGGACAGTGTGGTATGCCAGGGCCCCTTCCAATTCATATGTTGAAGCCTTAAATCCCAGTGTGATGGTATATGAGAGTGAAACCTTGGAAAGCACCTTAGAGTTACTGAGGTTGTGAGAATGCCCTACCACCCCATGATGACATTAGTAGTTCATAAGAATAGAAGACATGTTTTCCCCCCGGCTGCATGAGGACACAACAAGAAGGTAGCTGTCTGCAAGCTAGGATTGAGGGTCTTGCCTGGAGCCAAATACACAGGCACCTTGACCTTGGATGTCTCagcctctagggcagtggttctcagccttcctaatgctgtgaccctttaatacagttcctcatgctgtggtgacccccaaccgtaacattatttttgttgctacttcataactgtaattttgccactgttatggatcataatgcaaatatctgatatggttTGCAGGATGGTCTTAGTCCCTGTGAAAAAGGTCATTGAACCCCCAAGGGGTCGCAACTCacaaagttgagaaccactgatctagagctATGAGGAAATAAATGCCTGCTTTTTAAGCTACCTAGTCCAAAGTACTTTGTTATGGCAGTATAAACTGACCACTAATACAATTCTCACCCTACCTGGAATctatgtataaaatttaaaaaaatctgtctatctatctatctatctatctatctatctatctatctagttccTAGGCTGGGGTTTTTGAtagcatcctcagcaccacataaactgggtgtggtagtgcgtGCCTGCAATCTCATAACTGCAGTTCTGAGAGTCTCAGAAGTGGAGGCAAGAAGGTtaggaagttcaaagtcatcctcagttacacagcaAATTTGAGGCatgcttgggctacatgagacccagtctcaaaatgatacacaaatgcatacatgcatTCTTCGTAAGTCAGTAATGATTCACGTACAGACGTTATTTGAGCTTCACAATTCTCCTTCAGATGAGGAGACTAGGTTTGAAGATCAGAGTTAGATCCTGAATGGCCAGCATTCGCTCTCTTCTGAGGAGCCTCCAGGGAATGAGTGGCAGGAAAAAAAAGGCTACAGAGAAGATCTCACTGGCCTCAGTGAAATGGGAGAACCCTTCCTGATGACTAGAGAGAGGATAAGAAAAGTGTGGTTTCTGAGAGAGACATGAGCCTTGCTGGTGGCCGGAAGAGCAAATTTGTGTAGGAAatacccagaaaacaaaacaagacaaaataccCCCAGCTCCGTTGGTTACAAGGCAAAAACCTTTAATAACACGAGTGCTTATTACATTAACTGCTTCAGGGCACTGACATCTTTGATTTCTGGTCATGTTTTTCTAACACTTAAAGGTGAATGCCTCTATCAGGGCCACCTGTGTGGTGGGTTTCCCGAGAGTTTGTGTGGGTGGACAATGGGGACAGCTAGGCATACAACTGATGGGGCTTTGGAAATCCCCCCACTGCTACGACCGCACCTTCGACTTTTAGTCAAGTCCTTTCCCGAGGAGGGAAGAATGTTGTGATCCTTccagcaaagaaggaaaaaaaaaaaaaaaaaagaaaggaaggaagaaaacacctggcacagatacacagagagggATAACATTAAGGGACCAGCGAGAAAAGTTAGAGGAAGTGGATGGGTTAAGGTCTGGGGGATAAGGGACCAGTGTGGGAGGGAGTTGAGTCCATTTGGTTTCGTTCTTTGTAAGAAGTGATACCATCACAAGGACCATGCCATGCAACCTTAGAGACATCTGTGTACACTTCCCCCAAGGCTGTGCTGGGCGGCGGcggggcagaggtcagaggtcagctcagACAGGCGTCGTACGTCTGTTGGCTGGGTTGTTATGCAGCGACTCTTTGAACTCTTTGGGTGTGGAATTGTGGAACTGTAGAAAAGCATGGTCCCGGTCAGAGTTGAGGAGGGTCCCCATGGTAAGCTTAGAGGGGTCCCGGGAGAGGGTGAACATGGAGATGTCAGTGGAAGGGATGGTGTGGAAGCCTTTGCTGATGGGAGACAGGTCTCGGGATCTAGGCTCAGTGGAGCGAGAACTTGACCGTCTTCGGAATCTGTACCTGTAGGGTGGCAGGCGGGCAAATGTGGACTTCTTCAGGAGCTCCGAATGGGATCTGGCACGCAGCTGCTGATGCTTCTCAATGTAGATGTGCACAGCGACCACACCCACGATTTCCGCGATGATGAACGAGAAGGCTCCAAAATAGAAGGACCAGCCGTAGGAGTAGCTCTTCTTAGAGTCCCTCTGCCCGGGGTCTCCAGCATTGGCCGATATATAAACTATGATGCCGATGATGTTGCTTAGCCctgagagaaaggggaaagaaaacacGGATTTTATAAAGCCTCGGAGGCAGCGGCCATTTTTAGTTTTGGAATACCGATAGAATGTGCGGAGGTAACAGGGAGAGGAGGCAATGGGTTATGGCCAGGAAATTCCACAGCGGAGCTCTTCCTGCAAGGGTTGTCTGTTGGGAAATGATGAATTCTAGTGCTCAGTCCTGGACACTGTCAGTTAACGAAGACATTGTCTATTCATAGCAAGTACTGTAGGACCCAGAAATGCGTCCATTTCCCCCTTGAA
The sequence above is drawn from the Peromyscus leucopus breed LL Stock chromosome 1, UCI_PerLeu_2.1, whole genome shotgun sequence genome and encodes:
- the Cacng3 gene encoding voltage-dependent calcium channel gamma-3 subunit gives rise to the protein MRMCDRGIQMLITTVGAFAAFSLMTIAVGTDYWLYSRGVCRTKSTSDNETSRKNEEVMTHSGLWRTCCLEGAFRGVCKKIDHFPEDADYEQDTAEYLLRAVRASSVFPILSVTLLFFGGLCVAASEFHRSRHSVILSAGIFFVSAGLSNIIGIIVYISANAGDPGQRDSKKSYSYGWSFYFGAFSFIIAEIVGVVAVHIYIEKHQQLRARSHSELLKKSTFARLPPYRYRFRRRSSSRSTEPRSRDLSPISKGFHTIPSTDISMFTLSRDPSKLTMGTLLNSDRDHAFLQFHNSTPKEFKESLHNNPANRRTTPV